One region of Neomonachus schauinslandi unplaced genomic scaffold, ASM220157v2 HiC_scaffold_1833, whole genome shotgun sequence genomic DNA includes:
- the LOC110574818 gene encoding endogenous retrovirus group K member 113 Env polyprotein-like, producing MAQLSLSPRRHRHTFAITFPTWGQIKKLSGEGQSLLQRTGKAHSPENLFLAMCALLTVSSSAEVTNVSYWAYIPNPPMMEPTPWGSPDISIYTVPPLLSPPWKNFTSLNRDDGAPFNFSYKGDGPYICLGPSPCLEMDWQNWILPGNNTLTSRTQLQRLEAWSLNMTWEDITFVEFPSLPTCPDFTYREHGYKPFVWQECVGKFAKHYKDFIMWGPYGQFLTNCSEWNKTYCSPLLSYRMPSRKSQALKSLIETIPSDRLMAWGDGGIADPRIAHRKFPEHVQTHLWKIAAALKPIRLYQGQYVGTANSPANYTFTSFKETNVTACVPLPYLFLVGRVDFNNGISCTNCQLYPCLNTSGFVGSDYVIMILQQRYHIWLPVNLERHWAQNPVDVFVLEFFKKILQHTKRFLSLIVATILSLITVTTLAAISGVALHTSLQTKHFVETWHHASRDLWLSQTMIDTRLQTQIDVLKQTVGWLGKKVLTLERQIWLHCDWNSTTFCVTNLKYNESQHEWNIVQNYLEGNSSAIDMINNLQTNVQEVFGKSFQTEDAATLADIFLKNLDKHLEGLDAKGIIQSLGHTAGGIGLVLLVVVICFILLYFCHLRPTQSSFATLWKAMLLQQKKKEGIEVAQ from the coding sequence ATGGCACAACTGAGCCTGAGTCCTCGTCGCCATCGTCATACGTTTGCTATTACTTTTCCTACTTGGGGACAGATTAAAAAGCTTAGTGGGGAAGGGCAAAGTCTTTTGCAGCGTACAGGAAAAGCCCATTCACCTGAGAATCTGTTTTTGGCCATGTGTGCCCTACTCACTGTCTCTTCTTCTGCTGAGGTCACTAATGTAAGCTATTGGGCCTATATACCTAATCCTCCAATGATGGAGCCTACCCCCTGGGGCTCTCCGGATATCTCTATCTATACAGTTCCTCCACTATTATCTCCACCTTGGAAAAACTTTACCTCTCTTAATCGCGATGATGGTGctccttttaatttctcttataaaGGGGATGGCCCATACATATGTTTAGGACCTTCTCCTTGTTTGGAGATGGATTGGCAAAATTGGATTCTGCCTGGTAATAATACTCTTACTTCTAGGACCCAACTACAAAGGCTTGAAGCCTGGTCTTTAAATATGACTTGGGAAGACATTACTTTTGTagaatttccctcccttcctactTGTCCTGATTTTACATATCGGGAACACGGATATAAGCCGTTTGTATGGCAAGAATGTGTTGGAAAGTTTGCAAAGCATTATAAGGATTTCATCATGTGGGGGCCTTATGGTCAATTTCTTACAAATTGTTCTGAATGGAATAAAACATATTGTAGTCCTTTATTATCTTACAGGATGCCATCGAGGAAGAGTCAAGCACTGAAGAGTCTGATAGAAACAATACCGAGTGATCGTCTCATGGCTTGGGGAGACGGCGGAATTGCAGATCCTCGAATCGCACATCGAAAATTTCCTGAACATGTTCAAACACACCTTTGGAAGATTGCAGCTGCTCTCAAACCTATTCGATTGTATCAGGGACAATATGTTGGCACTGCCAACTCCCCAGCTAATTATACCtttacttcttttaaagaaactaatgTTACAGCCTGTGTACCTTTGCCTTACCTTTTCTTGGTAGGAAGAGTTGATTTTAATAATGGAATTAGCTGTACAAACTGTCAATTATATCCTTGCCTTAATACCTCGGGGTTTGTCGGGTCAGATTATGTCATTATGATATTGCAGCAACGCTATCATATATGGCTCCCTGTGAATTTAGAAAGGCATTGGGCTCAAAATCCTGTAGATGTGTTTGTATtggaattttttaagaaaattttacaaCATACTAAAAGATTTCTCAGTTTAATAGTagcaaccattttgagtctaatTACTGTCACTACATTGGCTGCAATTTCAGGGGTTGCGTTACATACTTCATTACAAACTAAACATTTTGTAGAAACCTGGCATCATGCTTCTCGGGATTTATGGCTTTCTCAAACTATGATAGATACTCGGTTGCAAACACAAattgatgttttaaaacaaactgtgggttggtTGGGAAAAAAGGTACTAACTTTAGAACGACAAATCTGGCTACATTGTGATTGGAATTCTACAACTTTTTGTgtaactaatttaaaatataatgagtcTCAACATGAATGGAATATCGTTCAAAATTATCTGGAAGGTAATTCTTCCGCCATAGATATGATTAATAATCTGCAGACTAATGTACAAGAAGTGTTTGGAAAATCATTCCAAACTGAGGACGCTGCGACTTTGGcagatatatttcttaaaaatttagataAGCATTTAGAAGGGCTAGACGCAAAGGGAATTATACAAAGTCTGGGACACACTGCTGGGGGCATTGGCCTTGTCTTGCTTGTTGtagttatttgttttattctcttatatttttgtCATCTTCGACCTACACAGAGCTCTTTCGCCACCCTATGGAAGGCTATGTtgttacaacaaaagaaaaaagagggaattgAGGTGGCACAG